From a region of the Impatiens glandulifera chromosome 4, dImpGla2.1, whole genome shotgun sequence genome:
- the LOC124934045 gene encoding uncharacterized protein LOC124934045 produces MLRLQSAIMEATSSVISSSSSSTSCSKLQFLFNRQKSLHLPQRRLVSILLPYRLFQPRSNSVLRVSAVAVGEVVEKTTDLVASPGEMLPKVDKSGRFCSPRAARELALTILYAACLEGSDPVRLFEKRLNVRRETGYEFDKALLTEYNHMSFSDSPVTTETVEEADELIYEDDKESAIEAEILSAPPKLVYSKLILRFTRKLLVAVAESWNNHAVIIDKVSPSNWKSVPAARILEFCILHLAMSEMAIVGTRHQIVINEAVDLAKRFCDGGAARVVNGCLRTFVKDLDEKDMPRELEGKRKVFS; encoded by the exons ATGCTGCGATTGCAGAGTGCAATAATGGAGGCAACAAGCTCTGTTATcagctcttcttcatcttctacaTCTTGTTCCAAGCTTCAATTTCTCTTCAATCGTCAAAAATCACTTCACCTTCCTCAGCGCCGACTAGTTTCTATATTACTTCCATACCGTTTGTTCCAGCCAAGGTCCAACTCCGTACTTCGCGTCTCCGCTGTCGCCGTCGGCGAAGTTGTCGAGAAAACTACCGATTTGGTGGCGTCTCCCGGTGAAATGCTTCCCAAAGTCGATAAAAGTGGGAGGTTTTGCAGCCCCAGGGCAGCTAGAGAGCTCGCTTT GACTATTCTGTACGCTGCTTGTTTAGAAGGTTCTGATCCTGTTCGGTTATTTGAGAAACGATTGAATGTTAGAAGAG aAACTGGATATGAATTTGATAAGGCGTTGTTGACTGAATATAACCACATGAGCTTCTCAGATTCACCTGTCACTACAGAAACAGTTGAAGAAGCTGATGAGCTAATCTATGAAGATGATAAAGAGTCTGCCATTG AAGCAGAGATACTTTCAGCTCCTCCAAAGTTGGTTTATAGCAAACTTATTTTGCG TTTCACAAGGAAACTTTTAGTCGCGGTTGCGGAATCATGGAACAATCATGCGGTTATTATAGACAAAGTTTCCCCTTCAAATTGGAAG AGTGTGCCAGCAGCAAGAATCCTGGAGTTTTGTATTCTTCACTTGGCAATGTCTGAAATGGCGATTGTAGGAACCAGACACCAAATAGTTATCAACGAg GCGGTTGATCTTGCGAAGAGATTTTGTGATGGCGGGGCAGCCCGTGTGGTTAACGGTTGTCTAAGGACATTTGTGAAGGATCTCGATGAAAAAGATATGCCACGAGAATTGGAAGGTAAAAGGAAGGTTTTCAGTTGA
- the LOC124934044 gene encoding lysine--tRNA ligase, chloroplastic/mitochondrial: MEALKVLSLSSQPLKKLISFASSSSSSSSSSSIRRNSSIRFVFRCCSSSSHSSSATSTDVPSPKPSGRGRRQSPSSSSSTSSTSDREAVRAIRVKKVEEMRSNGIEPYAYKWERTHSAVQLQEIYLKLGNGEESNSETDHVSIAGRIVARRAFGKLAFLTLRDDSGTIQLYCEKERLVNDQFEQLKMLVDIGDILGARGSMKRTEKGELSVNVTSISILTKSLLPLPDKYHGLVDVDKRYRQRYVDMIANPEVADTFRKRAKIVSEIRRTVEALGFLEVETPVLQGAAGGAEARPFVTHHNSLGRDLYLRIATELHLKRMLVGGFEKVYEIGRIFRNEGLSTRHNPEFTTIEIYEAYSDYENMMDLAEEIVTRCALAVQGKLTIDYQGVEICLERPWRRETMHSLVKEATEIDFIGIGDDLRAAKDITIKTLGNILEHKDKISIENCPSVGHVLNEVFEVVVEPKLLQPTFVMDYPIEISPLAKPHRKKAGLTERFELFICGREMANAFSELTDPVDQKERLEEQVKQHNEKRRQSISERSGEDIDDENSYEVTLDEDFVTALEYGMPPASGMGLGIDRLVMLLTNSASIRDVIAFPVLKIQQ; this comes from the exons ATGGAGGCTTTGAAGGTATTGAGTCTATCATCGCAGCCATTGAAGAAGCTCATAAGCTttgcatcttcatcttcttcatcatcatcttccaGTTCCATCAGACGAAACTCTTCAATTCGCTTCGTCTTTCGttgttgttcttcctcttctcaTTCATCATCCGCCACATCAACCGATGTGCCTTCACCTAAACCCTCTGGCCGAGGACGGAGGCaatctccttcttcttcttcttcgacaTCTTCCACCTCTGACAGAGAAGCTGTTCGCGCCATCCGTGTTAAGAAA GTGGAAGAAATGAGAAGCAATGGTATTGAGCCATATGCTTATAAATGGGAAAGGACACACTCTGCTGTTCAGCTGCAAGAGATATACCTGAAACTGGGCAATGGGGAGGAGTCCAACAGTGAGACTGATCACGTTTCCATAGCAGGAAGAATAGTGGCCCGCAGGGCTTTTGGAAAGCTTGCCTTTTTAACTCTTAGGGATGATTCAGGGACAATTCAG cTTTACTGTGAGAAGGAAAGGCTTGTGAATGATCAATTTGAGCAGTTAAAGATGCTTGTTGATATAGGTGATATTCTTGGTGCAAGAGGATCAATGAAGCGAACAGAGAAAG GTGAACTCTCTGTTAATGTGACCTCAATTTCCATCCTTACAAAGTCGTTGCTTCCATTGCCAGACAAATATCATGGTCTAGTTGATGTGGATAAACGCTATCGGCAACG GTATGTAGATATGATTGCAAACCCTGAGGTAGCTGACACATTCAGAAAAAGAGCTAAG ATTGTATCAGAGATACGGAGGACGGTGGAAGCTCTAGGTTTTCTTGAAGTCGAAACTCCAGTTTTGCAG GGAGCAGCTGGCGGAGCTGAAGCCAGGCCTTTTGTTACGCACCATAATTCCTTAGGGAGGGACCTGTATTTGCGAATCGCTACTGAGCTCCACCTAAAGAGGATGTTG GTTGGTGGTTTTGAAAAAGTATATGAAATTGGTCGAATATTCAGGAATGAAGGACTTTCAACCCGCCATAATCCCGAGTTTACCACTATAGAG ATATACGAAGCATATTCAGACTACGAAAACATGATGGACTTGGCAGAAGAGATCGTCACTCGATGTGCTCTTGCTGTCCAAGGGAAGCTTACCATTGATTATCAG GGAGTAGAAATATGTCTAGAGCGTCCTTGGAGAAGAGAAACAATGCACAGTCTTGTTAAAGAAGCGACTGAAATCGACTTCATTGGTATTGGAGATGATCTAAGAGCTGCAAAAGACATAACCATTAAGACTTTAGGCAACATACTTGAACATAAAGATAAAATCTCTATCGAGAACTGCCCTTCTGTAGGCCATGTTCTTAATGAG GTTTTTGAAGTTGTAGTAGAACCGAAGTTGCTGCAACCGACGTTTGTTATGGATTACCCCATCGAGATATCTCCTCTAGCCAAACCGCACAGAAA GAAGGCTGGATTGACCGAGAGATTTGAGTTGTTCATATGTGGTCGTGAGATGGCAAACGCATTCTCCGAACTAACAGATCCCGTGGATCAG AAAGAACGTTTGGAAGAACAAGTAAAACAACATAATGAAAAGAGAAGACAATCCATATCAGAAAGAAGTGGAGAAGATATCGATGATGAAAACTCCTATGAAGTAACTCTCGATGAAGATTTTGTTACAGCTTTGGAATATGGAATGCCACCAGCTTCAGGAATG GGACTAGGAATTGACAGGTTAGTAATGCTTTTGACGAACTCTGCAAGTATACGCGATGTAATAGCATTTCCGGTTCTTAAGATTCAGCAGTAA